In the Helicobacter typhlonius genome, one interval contains:
- a CDS encoding MotE family protein: MKAKLGILCALCASSFAQSQLLDCSIIFEARKDEIKAQLDEIDERQQALQVLQNATQVLLDEKERQLNAKEQEINQKIVVFAQEQEKSKEQEEQTHKNNLAEIEQKTQELEQLIAYNEEILSKIKAQKDDKIIQAYKGLKEAKAAAILADLPESEAVEILSQMEVRDIVKILGKMDNQKAARITSSIRAVEPNRLPQNLPNVESSKDSKNTNPDIDTSSNQDIPNPTQEDETADSNDALESIESTQEGIDSPTQ; this comes from the coding sequence ATGAAAGCTAAGTTAGGGATTCTATGCGCCTTATGCGCGAGTAGCTTCGCACAATCTCAACTGCTTGATTGCAGTATCATTTTTGAAGCGCGCAAAGATGAAATCAAAGCGCAACTTGATGAGATAGATGAGCGACAACAAGCCTTACAGGTGCTACAAAACGCCACGCAGGTGCTACTTGATGAAAAGGAACGGCAGCTCAACGCAAAAGAGCAAGAAATTAATCAAAAAATTGTCGTTTTTGCACAAGAGCAAGAAAAATCCAAAGAACAAGAAGAACAAACACACAAAAATAATCTTGCAGAAATAGAGCAAAAAACCCAAGAGCTAGAGCAGCTCATCGCCTATAATGAGGAGATTCTATCAAAGATTAAGGCGCAAAAAGATGATAAGATTATCCAAGCCTATAAGGGGCTAAAAGAAGCTAAAGCCGCTGCGATACTTGCGGACTTGCCAGAATCAGAGGCGGTAGAAATCCTCTCGCAGATGGAAGTAAGGGATATAGTAAAAATCCTCGGCAAAATGGATAATCAAAAAGCCGCACGCATTACCTCATCAATACGCGCGGTAGAGCCAAACCGCCTACCACAAAATCTACCAAATGTAGAATCTAGCAAGGATTCTAAAAATACAAATCCCGATATAGACACAAGTTCTAATCAAGACATACCAAATCCCACACAAGAAGATGAGACGGCAGATTCTAATGATGCTTTAGAATCTATAGAATCCACTCAAGAGGGCATAGATAGCCCTACGCAATGA
- the mnmA gene encoding tRNA 2-thiouridine(34) synthase MnmA: MKVALLMSGGVDSSYCAHLLLEQGYEVIGFYLKLHNKEQKHQIYIQNCHKVAEHLGIEFMVLDLQEAFKHNVYDEFVRSYKEGLTPNPCAICNPLMKFGLGLQKADELGCDYIATGHYAQIQEIEGIKRIAKAVDESKDQSYFLYALPQNAIDRILFPLGAIHKSEVKQTALALLPFLGTLQTYKESQEICFVEESYIDILRLYEDVDKVGIVRDSSGKVVGSHKGYMHYTIGKRKGFSVFGSHEPHYVKAINPRDNEIVVGLKEELAVDSIRALNKSLPQTFNGGVYDVKVRYRSTPLKARIDIEGEYIHAKLLESAYGVAQGQALVVYQGDCVLGGGVITQAQ, from the coding sequence GTGAAAGTAGCACTTCTTATGAGTGGTGGCGTGGATAGTTCGTATTGTGCGCATTTGTTGTTAGAGCAGGGCTATGAGGTAATAGGGTTTTATCTCAAATTACATAATAAAGAGCAAAAACATCAAATATATATACAAAACTGCCATAAAGTAGCAGAACATTTGGGTATTGAGTTTATGGTGCTTGATTTGCAAGAGGCATTTAAGCATAATGTGTATGATGAGTTTGTGCGTTCATACAAAGAGGGGCTAACGCCCAATCCTTGCGCGATTTGCAATCCTCTAATGAAATTTGGCTTAGGCTTGCAAAAAGCCGATGAATTGGGCTGCGATTATATCGCCACGGGGCATTATGCTCAGATTCAAGAGATTGAGGGTATAAAGCGCATAGCAAAAGCAGTAGATGAAAGCAAAGACCAAAGCTACTTCCTCTATGCTCTGCCTCAAAATGCCATTGATAGAATCCTCTTTCCATTGGGCGCGATACATAAAAGCGAAGTGAAGCAAACCGCTCTTGCACTCTTGCCATTTTTGGGGACATTACAGACCTATAAAGAATCACAAGAAATTTGTTTTGTGGAGGAGAGCTATATTGATATTTTGCGTCTTTATGAAGATGTGGATAAAGTAGGTATTGTGCGCGATAGTAGCGGCAAGGTAGTGGGCTCACACAAAGGTTATATGCACTATACGATTGGCAAACGCAAGGGGTTTAGTGTATTTGGCTCACACGAGCCACACTATGTCAAGGCGATAAATCCGCGAGACAATGAAATTGTCGTGGGATTAAAGGAGGAATTGGCGGTAGATTCTATACGAGCATTAAACAAAAGCTTACCACAAACCTTTAATGGCGGCGTGTATGATGTGAAAGTGCGTTATCGCTCTACTCCGCTTAAGGCGCGTATTGATATAGAGGGCGAGTATATCCACGCGAAACTTTTAGAATCTGCCTATGGCGTAGCACAAGGACAGGCACTTGTCGTGTATCAGGGCGATTGTGTGCTAGGCGGGGGAGTAATTACGCAGGCGCAATAG
- a CDS encoding ankyrin repeat domain-containing protein: protein MKSNTNEESECSHISARDSLAQKRAWQMITRIDVCKNTLKYALISMCMCSFAFGNWFMNGWDTQNPPSLEQSLKSLLALNCSQVDMIKGTTKPHKGKKAIEQCKKEQKFLLAIANDDTQTYQSIMKNGEGNEYFSFYTTHSPRLEITPLMAAIALNSTRVFNLILADSAKSKRFSTKKPLYDINRVMSDEQRHIGAFRLGNGIYDAYGVNALDLAAMYRRYDMFWALLNKGAEYNNPKYPLTNGIIAFGDRYILELMLQFDKEFLEHFGGGHILHFLARDGNVELLEYLIVDKNMPIDTLRAGETPLDAALNAKNFQHKPQLEAAQKLIELGAKVSEANAHRIHKLTHQKDKQ, encoded by the coding sequence ATGAAATCAAATACAAATGAAGAGAGTGAGTGTAGCCACATATCAGCTAGAGATTCACTCGCGCAAAAACGCGCTTGGCAAATGATAACGCGCATAGATGTATGCAAAAACACCCTAAAATACGCACTTATAAGTATGTGTATGTGTTCCTTTGCCTTTGGGAATTGGTTTATGAATGGCTGGGACACACAAAATCCGCCAAGCCTTGAACAAAGTCTCAAATCCCTACTTGCTCTAAACTGCTCACAAGTAGATATGATAAAAGGCACTACAAAGCCACACAAGGGCAAAAAGGCAATAGAGCAGTGCAAAAAGGAGCAAAAATTTTTACTCGCTATTGCCAATGACGATACACAAACCTATCAATCTATAATGAAAAATGGCGAGGGAAATGAGTATTTCTCGTTTTATACCACGCATTCCCCGAGACTTGAAATCACGCCCCTTATGGCTGCTATTGCCCTCAACTCCACAAGAGTGTTTAATCTCATTCTAGCAGATTCTGCAAAATCAAAACGATTCTCCACCAAAAAGCCGCTTTATGATATTAATCGCGTGATGAGTGATGAGCAAAGGCATATAGGTGCCTTTAGACTAGGAAATGGAATCTACGATGCCTATGGCGTGAATGCACTTGATTTAGCGGCAATGTATCGCAGGTATGATATGTTTTGGGCGTTACTCAATAAAGGCGCGGAATACAATAATCCAAAATACCCCCTAACAAATGGTATTATTGCCTTTGGTGATAGATATATTTTAGAGCTTATGTTGCAATTTGACAAGGAGTTTTTAGAACATTTTGGCGGGGGACATATCTTGCATTTTCTTGCGCGTGATGGCAATGTGGAGCTTTTAGAATACCTCATCGTAGATAAAAATATGCCTATTGATACGCTAAGAGCCGGTGAAACACCGCTTGATGCGGCACTTAATGCTAAAAATTTTCAGCATAAGCCACAACTAGAAGCAGCGCAAAAACTTATAGAATTAGGTGCAAAAGTAAGTGAGGCAAATGCACATCGCATTCATAAGCTTACCCACCAAAAAGATAAGCAATAA
- a CDS encoding ATP phosphoribosyltransferase regulatory subunit gives MILEHELPQGSKLYFDTSAKLKRDIESCAINAFYENDYKEIVTPTFTFLEHQDDILNRGLVRLNSESNHQIGLRYDTTFEAMRIVTKHIAHTSEHKKWFYIQPVFSYPTTEIHQIGAEHLGGESLAPVMCLGVHILQELGLKPYVQISNMKIPLLCAKHSGVDIEVFASQDVGKLLQMEGYVADLVHIKTKEDVQNAINNAPVFLRGELERLLECASYCEYEKSIFSPLASSPTSYYKDLFFRMFLGNATLLQGGKYIVGDQSSCGFAIYTDEVVECLI, from the coding sequence GTGATTTTAGAGCACGAACTACCCCAAGGGAGCAAATTATATTTTGATACATCAGCCAAACTCAAGCGAGATATAGAATCTTGCGCAATTAATGCGTTTTATGAGAATGACTACAAAGAAATTGTAACGCCCACTTTTACATTTTTGGAACATCAAGATGATATTTTAAATCGTGGGCTTGTGCGTTTAAATAGTGAAAGCAATCACCAGATTGGTTTGCGCTATGATACGACCTTTGAAGCGATGCGTATTGTTACAAAACATATTGCGCATACCAGTGAGCATAAAAAATGGTTTTATATTCAACCTGTGTTTAGCTACCCCACGACAGAAATTCATCAAATTGGTGCGGAGCATTTGGGGGGTGAAAGCCTCGCACCCGTGATGTGCCTAGGCGTGCATATTTTGCAAGAGCTAGGGCTAAAGCCGTATGTGCAAATCTCTAATATGAAGATTCCATTGCTCTGTGCCAAGCATAGTGGCGTAGATATAGAAGTCTTTGCCTCACAAGATGTGGGCAAACTACTGCAAATGGAAGGCTATGTGGCGGATTTAGTGCATATTAAAACAAAAGAAGATGTGCAAAATGCAATCAATAATGCACCTGTATTTTTACGCGGTGAGCTGGAGAGGTTACTTGAATGTGCAAGTTACTGCGAGTATGAAAAGAGTATTTTCTCACCCCTTGCTTCCTCGCCCACCTCGTATTATAAAGACTTGTTTTTTAGAATGTTTCTTGGAAATGCAACTTTATTGCAAGGTGGCAAATACATCGTGGGCGACCAAAGCTCGTGTGGGTTTGCAATCTACACTGATGAAGTGGTAGAATGCCTTATTTAG
- a CDS encoding flagellar export protein FliJ, with the protein MKTKFSSIVSLRKKDMQECERVIMQNENRIANKQMQIDAIADEVVKLEMPRSGTFYAFKAYDEVKKMLFYRMSVAQSELDELQANKAILQAQYKKCHIEYEKMAFLDKREQENILQAIKMQEKKEVDEIAMMLYNNVDGKVI; encoded by the coding sequence ATGAAAACAAAATTTAGCTCAATCGTGAGTTTGCGCAAAAAAGATATGCAAGAGTGCGAACGCGTGATTATGCAAAACGAAAACAGAATTGCAAATAAGCAAATGCAAATTGATGCTATTGCAGACGAAGTTGTAAAGCTTGAAATGCCTCGTAGTGGGACATTTTATGCTTTTAAAGCGTATGATGAGGTCAAAAAAATGCTTTTTTATCGTATGAGTGTAGCACAAAGTGAGCTAGATGAATTGCAAGCCAACAAGGCGATTTTACAAGCACAATACAAAAAGTGCCACATCGAATATGAAAAAATGGCGTTTTTAGACAAAAGAGAGCAAGAAAATATACTCCAAGCCATCAAAATGCAGGAGAAAAAAGAGGTTGATGAGATTGCTATGATGCTTTATAATAATGTTGATGGTAAAGTTATATGA
- a CDS encoding adenylosuccinate synthase produces MADLIVGIQWGDEGKGKIVDKMAGDYDYIVRYQGGHNAGHTIVVNGRKVALHLLPSGILYESCKNIIGNGVVISLEALIQEMAAFPNLQGRLFISDKAHIILPYHELLDKAKEKNKNKAIGTTGKGIGPCYTDKISRNGVRIMDLTNSARLKEKIASIYEQAQYVAKAYDVELPNIENVVAKIESMKEQILPFVTNTTQILWEAQDSGKRILLEGAQGSMLDVDHGTYPFVTSSTTIAAGACSGSGLAPRDIKQIIGIAKAYCTRVGNGVFPTEENGTIGEKLREAGGEFGTTTGRARRCGWFDAVAVRYAARLNGCDSLNIMKLDVLDGFSSIKVCVGYEYEGKVIDYIPTDYECVRPVYREFEGWNKSAKIRHFNDLPKAAQTYINELEKLTGTKIAMISTSPERDDTIRR; encoded by the coding sequence ATGGCTGATTTGATCGTGGGGATTCAATGGGGTGATGAGGGCAAAGGCAAGATAGTTGATAAAATGGCAGGAGACTACGACTACATCGTGCGCTATCAGGGCGGACATAATGCTGGGCATACGATTGTGGTAAATGGACGCAAAGTAGCTCTGCACCTGCTACCCTCTGGCATTTTGTATGAATCTTGCAAAAACATTATCGGCAATGGTGTGGTAATTAGCCTTGAGGCACTCATACAAGAAATGGCGGCTTTTCCTAATCTGCAAGGGAGACTTTTTATAAGCGATAAGGCGCATATTATCCTGCCATACCACGAGCTTCTAGACAAAGCCAAAGAAAAGAATAAGAACAAAGCCATTGGCACGACAGGCAAGGGTATAGGACCCTGCTATACGGATAAAATCTCACGCAATGGCGTGCGCATTATGGATTTAACAAATTCAGCACGATTAAAAGAAAAAATTGCCTCCATTTATGAGCAAGCACAATATGTGGCGAAAGCCTATGATGTGGAGCTCCCAAACATAGAAAATGTGGTAGCAAAAATAGAATCTATGAAAGAGCAGATTTTGCCTTTTGTAACCAACACAACACAGATTCTATGGGAAGCACAAGATAGTGGCAAACGCATTCTGCTTGAGGGCGCACAGGGCAGTATGCTTGATGTAGATCACGGCACTTATCCTTTTGTAACAAGCTCGACAACAATCGCTGCAGGTGCGTGTAGCGGGAGCGGATTAGCCCCAAGGGATATTAAACAAATTATAGGAATTGCCAAGGCTTACTGCACGAGGGTGGGAAATGGTGTATTCCCCACTGAAGAAAATGGCACAATAGGCGAAAAGTTGCGCGAAGCTGGGGGAGAGTTTGGCACGACAACAGGACGTGCAAGGCGATGTGGCTGGTTTGACGCGGTGGCGGTGCGATACGCGGCGCGACTAAATGGCTGTGATTCTCTCAATATTATGAAACTTGATGTGCTTGATGGATTCTCGTCTATTAAAGTATGCGTAGGTTATGAATATGAGGGCAAGGTAATTGATTATATTCCTACTGATTATGAATGTGTGCGCCCTGTTTATAGAGAGTTTGAGGGCTGGAATAAAAGTGCGAAAATCCGCCACTTTAACGACTTGCCAAAAGCAGCACAAACCTATATTAACGAGCTCGAAAAGCTCACTGGCACAAAAATTGCTATGATTTCTACAAGCCCAGAACGTGATGATACTATTAGGCGCTAA
- the gltX gene encoding glutamate--tRNA ligase, whose product MAQIITRFAPSPTGYLHIGGLRTALFNYLYARANGGKFLLRIEDTDLARNSLDATKAIIEAFNWVGLEYDGEVIYQSQRFPLYKQYIQQLLDSKKAYYCYMSKEELDELRAQQEANKQTPRYDNRYRDFTGTPPSDREPVVRIKAPLEGEICFKDGVKGEMRIQAKELDDFIIARSDGTPTYNFVVAIDDALMGVTNVIRGDDHLSNTPKQIIVYNALGFAIPRFFHVPMILNPQGRKLSKRDGAMGVMDYKKMGYLPEAILNFLVRLGWSYGDKEIFSLKEMCELFNPFELNSSPSAYNEDKFLWLNAHYIKNTDNATLETLLSAFNVPCIEAGKREILYPALKDRCNTLANFAQGFFEVMNAPQSYDEKMRSKLDEVAVANLESLFNGADSQIWESAHNMESYLHDLATQRNIKIGKLMPTLRCALLGKSGGIGVCEALIILGQKESLERINAFLRS is encoded by the coding sequence ATGGCTCAAATTATCACGCGCTTTGCGCCCTCGCCCACAGGATATTTGCATATCGGGGGATTGCGCACGGCATTATTTAACTATCTCTATGCAAGAGCAAATGGTGGTAAATTTTTGCTTCGTATCGAGGATACGGATTTGGCGCGAAACTCACTTGATGCGACAAAGGCGATTATAGAAGCTTTTAATTGGGTGGGATTAGAATATGATGGCGAGGTCATCTATCAAAGCCAAAGGTTTCCCCTCTACAAGCAATATATTCAGCAGTTACTCGATTCTAAAAAAGCATATTACTGCTATATGAGTAAAGAGGAACTAGACGAGCTAAGGGCGCAACAAGAAGCAAACAAGCAAACACCGCGTTATGATAATCGCTACCGCGATTTTACTGGCACGCCACCGAGCGATAGAGAGCCTGTGGTAAGGATTAAAGCCCCGCTTGAAGGCGAAATATGCTTTAAGGACGGCGTGAAAGGCGAGATGAGAATCCAAGCTAAAGAACTTGATGATTTTATTATCGCACGAAGCGATGGCACACCCACTTATAATTTTGTCGTTGCTATTGATGATGCGCTTATGGGCGTTACAAATGTGATACGAGGTGATGACCACTTGAGCAATACACCAAAACAGATTATCGTGTATAATGCATTGGGCTTTGCAATACCGCGATTTTTTCACGTGCCGATGATTCTTAACCCTCAAGGGCGCAAACTTAGCAAACGCGATGGTGCAATGGGAGTGATGGACTACAAAAAAATGGGCTATCTGCCCGAAGCGATTCTCAACTTCCTCGTGCGTTTGGGCTGGAGTTATGGCGATAAGGAGATTTTCTCTCTCAAAGAAATGTGCGAACTCTTTAACCCATTCGAACTAAATAGCTCCCCTAGCGCATACAATGAGGATAAATTTTTATGGCTCAACGCACATTATATTAAAAATACCGATAATGCCACACTTGAAACGCTTTTAAGCGCATTTAATGTGCCTTGCATAGAAGCGGGAAAGCGTGAGATTCTCTATCCTGCACTTAAAGACAGATGTAATACTCTTGCAAACTTCGCACAAGGCTTTTTTGAAGTGATGAATGCACCTCAAAGCTATGATGAAAAAATGCGCTCAAAGCTTGATGAAGTAGCAGTGGCAAATTTAGAATCTCTTTTTAATGGAGCAGATTCACAAATATGGGAAAGCGCGCACAATATGGAATCCTACCTGCACGACCTCGCTACACAGCGCAATATCAAAATAGGCAAACTTATGCCAACTCTGCGCTGTGCCTTGCTCGGCAAGAGCGGAGGCATTGGCGTGTGCGAGGCGCTTATTATACTCGGGCAAAAAGAAAGTTTGGAACGCATTAACGCATTTTTGCGTAGCTAA